CACTTGGCTCGAAGAAACCTCTTCGATTTCCACCTTGACCGCCACCACCAAAGCCGCCAGTCATTTCAGCTGTGGATTTTCTATCCAAATTCCAGATGATTCGGTTAACACCTTTTGAAGGAAGGGTTTTCAAGGTTCTAATTTGTTCTCCAGACTCATTGTAGATTTTGACTGTAACTGAGTCTAGTTTTTCTTTATCTTCATTGATAAAGAAGCTTAATCGACCTCCAAATGGACGATTTTCCCCAGCGTATTTTGCTGAGGCCATGAAACGCTCTCCATGAGGCTGCTGAATTTCAGCTTGATAGGCATCTGGAGCAGGGAAAGCCGTGATTTTTCCAGCAGGAGCTTTGCCAGAATTTTTAGCAAACGATCTTAAAGGTCTAATATCGTCCAAAACATAAATGGCTCTTCCGAATGTACCAATGACCAAATCCGCCTCTCTTTTTTGGATCGTCATATCATAGGTAGACACTGCCTTTGGATAGCCATGCTCCCATTTGTTCCAAGTCTTAGCTTTATCAAAGGAAACATAAAGTCCATATTCAGTACCCAAGAAGACCAAGTTTGGTTCTTCTACATCTTGTTTGATGGACAAAGTATATCCCCAAACTTTCGAATCGTCAGCAATTCTGGTAAATGTCCTACCGAAGTCTGAACTATGGTAAGCATATGCACTAAAGTCGTTATTTCGATAATTATTGGCGATCACCCAAACCTCTCCAGCATTGTAGTCAGAAGCTTGCACTTGAGGGATCCAGGAAGCTTTTGGCAAACCAGGTAATTTAGATGCAAGGTTGGTCCAAGTTTTTCCTCCATCTGTTGTCAATTGCAAGTTACCATCATCGGTACCAACCCAAATCACATTTTTATCAACAGGAGATGGTGCAATGGCAATAATAGTCGTGTGATTTTCAGCACCTGTGATATCAAAAGTCAAGCCGCCAGTTTGTTGCTGGCGTTGTTTTGTTGAATCATTGGTGGTCAAATCCGGAGAAATGATCTCCCAAGTTTCCCCTGAGTCAGTGGATTTATGAAGAAACTGGGAAGCATAATACAAGGTGTTTACATCGTGAGGATCCTGAGCAATGGCTGCATTCCAGTTGAACCGAAGAAAAACATCCTTATCAGGATGAGTAGGGCGAATTACTCGATTATGTCCAGTGAGTTTGTCAAATCTTGAGACATTTCCACCTTGCGACATGGTATATCCATATCGGGAATCAGCAGGATGTGAAACCACATCAAATCCGTCTCCGAAGGAAACTTCCTGCCAATAGGTGTTTCTAATTCCGTCACCTCGCCACAAATACGCAGGGCCAGTCCAAGAACCATTATCCTGCATTCCACCATAGACATTATAAGGCAATTCATTATCTACATTGATGTGATAGAATTGGCCTACTGGAAGACTTTCTGCAAAAAACCAAGTCTTACCCATGTCTCTGGAAATATTCAAACCTCCATCGTTTCCATCGATAAGAAGAGAAGGATCGTTGGGATTGATATACCAAGCATGATGATCTGGGTGAACGCCATCGTATTGAAGTAACTGCGAAAAGCTTTTACCTCCATCTTCAGAAATTCCTACTCTAGAGTATAGCGTGTAAATTCTATTCTCATTTTTTGGATCGGCATAAATCTCAAAATAATAGAAAGGTCGATCACCTATATCGCTATTGTCATTGATCATGGAGAATTTTTCACCACCGTCTTCTGAAGCATAGAGTGCATTTTTGGAAGATTCAATCAAAGCGTAGACTTTATTCGGATTTGCTGCTGAAATCGCCAACCCCATTCTTCCCAATTTTCCTTTCGGAATTCCATTCTCTTCTGCTGTTAATTTTTTCCAATTTTCCCCTCCATCATGAGTCACATACAAACCTGATGATTCTCCACCAGACTCAAAAAACCAAGGATATCTGCGATGTTCCCACATATTGACAAAAAGTTTGTTTGGATTGGTGGGATCCATGATCATTTCTCCCACTCCAGTCTTTTGATCCACATAAAGGGTTTTTTTCCAAGTTTTTCCTCCGTCAGTGGTTTTATAAACTCCTCGCTCTTCTTGAGTTCCCCAAGGTGATCCAATTGCTCCAACAAAAACCGTATTTGGATCATCAGGATGAACGATGATTCGATGGATTGCTCTCGTTTTTTCTAAGCCCATCAATTGCCAAGTTTTGCCTGCATCCAATGAGCGGTAAACTCCATATCCTAAGTTGAGGGAGTTTCTAGGATTACCTTCACCAGTTCCCACCCAAATGATATTTGGGTTTTTCTGATAAATGGAAATCGCTCCAATTGAGTGAACTCGCTCGTTATCAAAAATCGGCTCCCAAGTGATCCCACCGGAAGTAGATTTCCAGAGCCCTCCAGAAGCAGAGCCCGCATAGATGATATCTGGGTCATCATCCACAGCATCAATGGCTGTGATTCGTCCACTCATTGCACCAGGGCCTATACTCCTGGCTTTCATGGATTTAAACCATTCCATATCGACCTGCTGCGCTTGCATCGCAAACGAGAAGAAGGTCGCTAGGATCAGTAAGTAAATTTTTTTCATGTTGGTTTTGGATTTTATTCTTTGAGAAAATAAATCAAAAGAATTGAATTTACAGTAAGGTATTTTTTGAAAGGGGAAGAATCGGAA
Above is a window of Algoriphagus sanaruensis DNA encoding:
- a CDS encoding VPS10 domain-containing protein — encoded protein: MKKIYLLILATFFSFAMQAQQVDMEWFKSMKARSIGPGAMSGRITAIDAVDDDPDIIYAGSASGGLWKSTSGGITWEPIFDNERVHSIGAISIYQKNPNIIWVGTGEGNPRNSLNLGYGVYRSLDAGKTWQLMGLEKTRAIHRIIVHPDDPNTVFVGAIGSPWGTQEERGVYKTTDGGKTWKKTLYVDQKTGVGEMIMDPTNPNKLFVNMWEHRRYPWFFESGGESSGLYVTHDGGENWKKLTAEENGIPKGKLGRMGLAISAANPNKVYALIESSKNALYASEDGGEKFSMINDNSDIGDRPFYYFEIYADPKNENRIYTLYSRVGISEDGGKSFSQLLQYDGVHPDHHAWYINPNDPSLLIDGNDGGLNISRDMGKTWFFAESLPVGQFYHINVDNELPYNVYGGMQDNGSWTGPAYLWRGDGIRNTYWQEVSFGDGFDVVSHPADSRYGYTMSQGGNVSRFDKLTGHNRVIRPTHPDKDVFLRFNWNAAIAQDPHDVNTLYYASQFLHKSTDSGETWEIISPDLTTNDSTKQRQQQTGGLTFDITGAENHTTIIAIAPSPVDKNVIWVGTDDGNLQLTTDGGKTWTNLASKLPGLPKASWIPQVQASDYNAGEVWVIANNYRNNDFSAYAYHSSDFGRTFTRIADDSKVWGYTLSIKQDVEEPNLVFLGTEYGLYVSFDKAKTWNKWEHGYPKAVSTYDMTIQKREADLVIGTFGRAIYVLDDIRPLRSFAKNSGKAPAGKITAFPAPDAYQAEIQQPHGERFMASAKYAGENRPFGGRLSFFINEDKEKLDSVTVKIYNESGEQIRTLKTLPSKGVNRIIWNLDRKSTAEMTGGFGGGGQGGNRRGFFEPSGGDALPGTYRLVFHYGQDSSESKIQVNADPRIETKLTDLQKREAFLKKVEGLSSEVSASTKKLDEAQKVLDKVNAITKDIKTDESKALSDAAKEIKKKLDATREAFNGPRREGQGIVRNLYPTTMTRLFAPRSYANSSYGAPGATEERLFTQAKEAADEAIAKVNEFMSGDWKTFEEKVKATKIDLFEAVNK